The Persicobacter psychrovividus genome window below encodes:
- a CDS encoding sulfatase translates to MKGLFRGLILVALSGLGSTLVNAQKNEAPNIIFIMSDDHAYQAISAYGHGLNQTPNIDRIADEGVIFNSATVTNSICAPSRAVMLTGKHSFRNGKVDNHQEFDWNQDNFVKQLQENNYATALLGKIHLDGTPQGFDHYAVLPAQGNYYNPDFIINGDTTQIEGYVTDITTDMVIDWLDDRNTDKPFCVLYHQKAPHREWLPAERHYKKYTKRTFKEPTTLFANNEGRGTAAQTAEMNILSHMNWAGDSKISPEALEAMGIDENSDWGIEAWEKNLGRMNKQQRASWDATYQPIIEDFKSKYPTMSKEQLTKWRYQRYMQDYLACIASVDEGVGRVLDYLDQNNLAENTIVVYTSDQGFYLGENGWFDKRFMYEQSLRTPLLMRYPKEVEAGQKSDALVQNLDFAPTFLDYAGINIPTDIQGKSFRKVLNQEDENFRDAVYYTYYEYPSIHMVKRHYGIRTHRYKLIHFYYDVDQWELYDLSADPDEQTNVYNSPEYAEIKEQLHQQLTDLRKEYGDSDQLQQEHLDRYINTVKETMSGL, encoded by the coding sequence ATGAAAGGATTATTTAGAGGATTAATTTTGGTCGCTCTTAGTGGGCTGGGGAGTACTTTGGTGAATGCGCAAAAGAACGAGGCGCCAAATATCATCTTCATTATGAGTGATGACCATGCTTATCAAGCCATAAGTGCCTATGGGCATGGCCTCAATCAAACCCCCAATATTGACAGAATTGCTGATGAAGGTGTAATTTTCAATAGTGCCACCGTTACCAATTCTATTTGTGCACCGAGTAGAGCGGTCATGTTGACGGGCAAGCATAGCTTTAGAAATGGAAAGGTGGATAATCATCAGGAGTTTGATTGGAATCAAGATAATTTTGTCAAGCAACTTCAGGAAAATAATTATGCTACGGCACTTTTAGGGAAGATTCACCTGGATGGTACACCACAAGGATTTGATCATTACGCTGTTTTACCTGCTCAGGGAAATTACTACAACCCTGATTTTATTATCAATGGCGATACCACACAAATCGAAGGTTATGTAACGGACATCACTACCGATATGGTCATTGATTGGTTGGATGATCGAAATACCGATAAACCATTTTGTGTATTGTATCATCAAAAAGCCCCGCATAGAGAGTGGTTGCCTGCTGAACGTCATTATAAGAAATATACCAAAAGAACCTTCAAAGAACCAACCACATTATTTGCCAACAATGAAGGTCGTGGCACCGCTGCACAAACAGCCGAGATGAACATCCTCAGCCATATGAATTGGGCAGGAGATTCAAAGATCTCACCGGAAGCCTTGGAGGCTATGGGGATTGATGAAAATTCTGACTGGGGAATTGAGGCCTGGGAGAAGAATCTGGGTAGAATGAATAAGCAGCAGCGAGCGAGCTGGGATGCCACCTATCAGCCAATTATCGAGGATTTTAAGTCAAAATATCCGACCATGAGTAAGGAGCAATTAACCAAATGGCGGTATCAGAGATACATGCAGGATTATTTGGCATGTATTGCTTCGGTGGATGAAGGCGTTGGACGCGTCCTTGATTATTTGGATCAAAATAATTTAGCGGAGAATACCATTGTAGTTTATACCTCGGATCAGGGTTTTTACTTAGGTGAAAATGGATGGTTTGATAAACGTTTTATGTATGAGCAATCCCTGCGAACCCCACTTTTGATGCGGTACCCAAAGGAAGTTGAAGCAGGGCAGAAAAGTGATGCCCTGGTACAGAATTTAGATTTCGCCCCTACCTTTTTAGATTATGCGGGTATAAATATTCCTACTGATATCCAAGGGAAATCATTTCGAAAGGTATTGAATCAGGAAGATGAAAATTTCCGAGATGCAGTTTACTATACCTATTATGAGTATCCGTCAATTCATATGGTAAAGCGGCATTATGGGATTCGTACCCATCGGTATAAGTTGATTCACTTCTATTACGATGTCGATCAATGGGAGCTTTACGATCTGTCTGCTGATCCTGATGAACAGACAAATGTTTACAACTCCCCTGAATATGCAGAAATCAAAGAACAGCTTCATCAACAGCTAACAGATTTAAGAAAGGAGTATGGTGACTCTGACCAATTGCAGCAAGAGCATTTGGACAGGTACATCAATACAGTTAAGGAAACGATGAGTGGCCTTTAG